A genome region from Lactobacillus sp. ESL0791 includes the following:
- a CDS encoding helix-turn-helix transcriptional regulator: MPNLVKKLRKQKGYTQEKLAELVGVTQRTIISIEKEKYKPSLLLAYKLACVFDTDIETLFCLKDYTGEKE, encoded by the coding sequence ATGCCGAATTTAGTAAAAAAATTGCGCAAGCAAAAGGGGTATACTCAGGAAAAATTGGCAGAACTGGTTGGGGTAACGCAGCGGACGATTATTTCAATTGAAAAAGAGAAATATAAACCGTCATTACTGCTGGCTTATAAACTCGCCTGCGTTTTTGACACTGATATTGAAACATTATTTTGCTTAAAAGATTATACGGGAGAAAAGGAATGA